One Streptomyces sp. ML-6 genomic region harbors:
- a CDS encoding PH domain-containing protein, with amino-acid sequence MSAPAPRPELPTLPVTFRPTLTRVVLLTVGAVMFLVITAVALTLERLSGGERISFVFTALLFLGVLALLSRPKVVADEDGVTVVNLTRTRRLSWAEILRVNLRAGDPWVFLDLSDGTSMPALGIQPGIAKQQAIRDARALRALAESRGTGKDIG; translated from the coding sequence ATGTCCGCCCCTGCGCCCCGGCCCGAACTCCCCACCCTCCCGGTCACGTTCCGGCCGACCCTGACCCGGGTGGTCCTGCTGACCGTGGGGGCGGTGATGTTCCTCGTGATCACCGCCGTCGCCCTGACACTGGAACGGCTGAGCGGGGGCGAACGGATCAGCTTCGTCTTCACCGCGCTGCTGTTCCTCGGCGTGCTCGCCCTGCTCAGCCGCCCGAAGGTGGTCGCGGACGAGGACGGGGTGACGGTGGTCAACCTCACCCGGACGCGCCGGCTGTCCTGGGCGGAGATCCTCCGCGTCAACCTGCGCGCCGGCGACCCCTGGGTCTTCCTCGACCTCAGCGACGGGACGAGCATGCCCGCCCTCGGCATCCAGCCGGGCATCGCCAAACAGCAGGCCATCCGGGACGCCCGCGCGCTGCGGGCCCTCGCCGAGAGCCGCGGCACCGGCAAGGACATCGGCTGA
- a CDS encoding hemolysin family protein, which translates to MSVVQLLLAGFLVLANGFFVGAEFALVSVRRSQVEPLAAAGSGRAHKVLYGLENLPQMMAAAQFGITVCSLTLGAVAEPTVARLLEPVFHAVHLPEGLIHPLGYVLALALVIFLHLVIGEMVPKNLAMAAPERTALWLSPGLVGFARLCRPVTSALGACARLVLRLFGVEPKDEVEAVFTSEQLNRLVEDSGQAGLLEPEAQERLEDALELGSRPVTDVLLKRASLVTVDPSVTPRRIEELTVRTGYSRFPVCAEGGGPFMGYLHVKDVLDLEDGERAVPQQVWRPMATVRAELPLDDALTVMRRAATHLAQVADGSGRILGLVAMEDVLEMLVGEVRDPAHRVSVPRRTAGTTSGTGELATSAR; encoded by the coding sequence ATGAGCGTGGTCCAGTTGCTCCTCGCGGGGTTCCTCGTGCTGGCGAACGGCTTCTTCGTCGGTGCGGAGTTCGCCCTCGTGTCCGTACGGCGCAGCCAGGTCGAACCCCTCGCGGCGGCCGGGTCGGGCCGTGCCCACAAGGTGCTGTACGGCCTGGAGAACCTGCCGCAGATGATGGCCGCCGCCCAGTTCGGCATCACCGTCTGCTCGCTGACCCTCGGCGCCGTCGCCGAACCGACCGTCGCCCGTCTGCTGGAGCCGGTCTTCCACGCGGTCCACCTGCCCGAGGGGCTCATCCACCCGCTCGGCTACGTCCTGGCGCTCGCCCTCGTGATCTTCCTCCACCTCGTCATCGGCGAGATGGTCCCGAAGAACCTCGCGATGGCGGCGCCGGAGCGGACCGCGCTCTGGCTCAGCCCCGGCCTGGTGGGCTTCGCCCGCCTGTGCCGGCCGGTCACCTCCGCGCTGGGCGCCTGCGCCCGGCTGGTGCTCCGGCTGTTCGGCGTGGAGCCCAAGGACGAGGTGGAGGCCGTCTTCACCAGCGAGCAGCTCAACCGCCTCGTCGAGGACTCCGGCCAGGCCGGGCTGCTGGAGCCGGAGGCCCAGGAGCGGCTGGAGGACGCGCTGGAACTGGGCAGCAGACCCGTCACCGACGTGCTGCTCAAGCGGGCCTCCCTGGTGACGGTGGACCCGTCCGTCACCCCGCGCCGGATCGAGGAGCTGACCGTGCGCACCGGCTACTCGCGCTTCCCGGTGTGCGCGGAGGGCGGCGGCCCCTTCATGGGCTATCTGCACGTCAAGGACGTCCTGGACCTGGAGGACGGCGAACGGGCCGTCCCCCAGCAGGTGTGGCGCCCGATGGCGACGGTGCGGGCCGAACTGCCCCTGGACGACGCCCTGACCGTGATGCGCAGGGCGGCCACCCACCTGGCCCAGGTCGCCGACGGGTCGGGCCGGATCCTCGGCCTGGTCGCCATGGAGGACGTCCTGGAGATGCTCGTCGGCGAGGTGCGCGACCCGGCCCACCGGGTCTCGGTGCCCCGCCGGACGGCGGGGACGACGTCCGGCACCGGCGAACTCGCCACGTCGGCCCGCTAG
- a CDS encoding hemolysin family protein, whose translation MTTPLLLLSAAFLLILANGFFVAAEFGLVTVERPDAERAAAEGDRRARTVVEALRELSFQLSGTQLGITITSLVVGMLAEPALAQLLDGPLTATGLPDGAVPGISVVIGMLVASAVQMVIGELVPKNWAVSRPLQVARFVAGPQHRFSAVFRPVISLLNTVANRLVRLLGVEPTEELASARTPGELVSLARHSAEAGTLEQDTADLFVRTLSLAGLTAQHVMTPRVKVSALQSSATAADVLNLTRATGLSRFPVYRERIDEVVGMVHLKDALAVPAADRLRTPAGRIAVLPLLVPETLPVEQLLQRLRNEQPIAVVVDEYGGTAGVVTLEDIIEELVGEVRDEHDAEGADRPELVPAAPEEGRPAWDVEGSCRVLSLRRIGLDVPDGPYETVAGLVADLLGRIPAPGDRAELPGWRLSVRQVGHYRAERVRFVRTTAAPVTVPVTGAPVTHEVLEAVR comes from the coding sequence ATGACCACCCCCTTGCTGCTGCTGAGCGCGGCATTCCTTCTCATCCTCGCCAACGGATTCTTCGTGGCGGCCGAGTTCGGCCTCGTCACCGTGGAGCGGCCGGACGCCGAGCGCGCCGCCGCCGAGGGCGACCGGCGGGCCCGTACCGTCGTCGAAGCCCTGCGCGAACTCTCCTTCCAGCTCTCCGGCACCCAGCTGGGCATCACCATCACCTCACTGGTCGTCGGCATGCTCGCCGAACCGGCACTCGCCCAGTTGCTGGACGGCCCCCTCACCGCGACCGGACTGCCCGACGGTGCCGTCCCCGGCATCAGCGTGGTCATCGGGATGCTGGTGGCCTCCGCCGTCCAGATGGTGATCGGCGAACTCGTGCCCAAGAACTGGGCGGTCTCCCGGCCGCTCCAGGTCGCCCGGTTCGTCGCCGGCCCCCAGCACCGTTTCTCCGCCGTGTTCCGGCCGGTGATCAGCCTGCTGAACACCGTGGCCAACCGGCTGGTGCGGCTGCTGGGCGTGGAACCCACCGAGGAACTGGCCTCCGCCCGCACCCCCGGTGAGCTGGTCTCCCTGGCCCGGCACTCGGCCGAGGCCGGCACTCTCGAACAGGACACCGCGGACCTCTTCGTACGGACCCTGTCGCTCGCCGGGCTCACCGCCCAGCACGTCATGACCCCCCGGGTGAAGGTCAGCGCCCTGCAGTCCTCGGCGACCGCGGCGGACGTCCTCAACCTCACCCGCGCCACCGGCCTCTCCCGCTTCCCGGTCTACCGGGAGCGCATCGACGAGGTCGTCGGCATGGTCCACCTCAAGGACGCGCTCGCCGTGCCCGCCGCCGACCGGCTGCGCACCCCGGCGGGCCGGATCGCCGTGCTGCCGCTGCTGGTCCCCGAGACCCTCCCCGTCGAGCAGCTGCTCCAGCGGCTGCGCAACGAGCAGCCGATCGCCGTCGTGGTCGACGAGTACGGCGGCACCGCCGGCGTCGTCACCCTGGAGGACATCATCGAGGAACTCGTCGGAGAGGTCCGCGACGAGCACGACGCCGAGGGCGCCGACCGGCCCGAACTGGTCCCCGCCGCCCCCGAGGAAGGCCGCCCGGCCTGGGACGTCGAGGGCAGCTGCCGCGTCCTGAGCCTGCGCCGGATAGGGCTCGACGTCCCCGACGGCCCGTACGAGACCGTGGCCGGGCTCGTCGCCGATCTGCTGGGCCGCATCCCGGCCCCCGGCGACCGGGCCGAACTGCCCGGCTGGCGGCTCTCCGTCCGCCAGGTCGGCCACTACCGCGCCGAGCGGGTCCGCTTCGTGCGCACCACGGCCGCCCCGGTCACCGTCCCCGTCACCGGGGCACCGGTGACCCACGAGGTCCTGGAGGCCGTGCGATGA
- the hisG gene encoding ATP phosphoribosyltransferase produces the protein MLRIAVPNKGSLSGPAMAMLHEAGYQQRKESKELVLVDPENEVEFFYLRPRDIAIYVSSGRLDIGITGRDLLLDSGADAEEILQLGFARSTFRYATRPGTAQGPQDFDGKTIATSYEGIVAKHLADAGINASVVHLDGAVETAIELGVAQVIADVVETGTSLRNAGLEVVGEPIMRSEAVVIRRAGAPEDDPKVQQFLRRLQGVLVARSYVMMDYDCRVEHLERAVALTPGLESPTISPLHHEGWVAVRSMVAAREAQRIMDDLYDLGARAILTTAIHACRL, from the coding sequence ATGCTGCGCATCGCCGTCCCCAACAAGGGTTCACTCTCCGGGCCTGCGATGGCGATGCTCCATGAGGCCGGGTACCAGCAGCGCAAGGAGTCCAAGGAACTCGTCCTCGTCGACCCCGAGAACGAGGTCGAGTTCTTCTACCTGCGCCCCCGCGACATCGCGATCTACGTCAGCTCCGGCCGCCTCGACATCGGCATCACCGGCCGCGACCTGCTGCTCGACTCCGGGGCCGACGCCGAGGAGATCCTCCAGCTCGGCTTCGCCCGCTCCACCTTCCGCTACGCCACCAGGCCCGGCACGGCCCAGGGCCCGCAGGACTTCGACGGCAAGACGATCGCCACCTCCTACGAGGGCATCGTCGCCAAGCACCTCGCCGACGCCGGCATCAACGCCTCCGTCGTCCACCTCGACGGCGCGGTCGAGACCGCCATCGAACTCGGTGTCGCCCAGGTCATCGCCGATGTCGTGGAGACCGGCACCAGCCTGCGCAACGCCGGCCTCGAAGTCGTCGGCGAGCCGATCATGAGGTCGGAGGCCGTCGTCATCCGCCGGGCCGGCGCCCCGGAGGACGACCCCAAGGTCCAGCAGTTCCTCCGCCGCCTCCAGGGCGTCCTGGTCGCCCGCTCCTACGTGATGATGGACTACGACTGCCGCGTCGAGCACCTCGAGCGCGCGGTCGCCCTCACCCCGGGCCTGGAGTCGCCGACCATCTCCCCGCTGCACCACGAGGGCTGGGTCGCCGTCCGTTCCATGGTCGCCGCCCGGGAGGCACAGCGGATCATGGACGACCTGTACGACCTCGGCGCCCGCGCCATCCTCACCACCGCCATCCACGCCTGCCGCCTCTGA
- a CDS encoding DEAD/DEAH box helicase produces MHSDDSGRTKSVTDLARERWGVTLGGEFPARFAEPGWSHEETVDRRCPACDGELHALRRPYESQGRTYRYTALVCPACPTAFTLADLGVKRYDQLIEAVPHQAGRTTRPRPASVPPGPCPDGPGLTVTAIVRVPAQPRPGTHADRGPGWPEDLAVPDGTEQRALAWYKVADPEWRPADATLTAAEDVRVILPDGPEYEALRTWLKERDIPCRVSRYWEEGGEVGTVNDTGGRTDLVTVGPDGAAPAAGPWAVAARDAFAAQWDALEELPDGDGDAYVPVDELVPAEWAGLLPHPSFNPVQAAAVPVVLEETGHLVVVAPTGAGKTPIGMVAALEAHARGRKAAWLVPQRSLTDELDRELQLWRSRGLRVVRLTGEAAVDTELIRSADVWVATTEKFEAICRAGSLREALAEVGCLVVDEIHLLGDPTRGAVLEALLARVREDGGATRIVGLSATVANADEVARWLGARLVRTTWRPTRLTWQLPLLPLADEADWAKRAAVRTEAAVRIARQVTGDGGSVLVFCGSKRGVRSTALALAADRGVPTAGVDADDAEEVERLCTKAGVRLHYRDWPYKREAEQAFRAREAEILVATSTVAAGVNLPARAVVVRDTTLGLDRVEVSMVQQMFGRAGRIGAGEREGWAFLLTDPAERAHWQARLAAGYTVRSRLDEHLADHLLAEAVQERLSTLDEAERWWAGTFAAYQGHDSVEPLHEAAQFLGKVGCLRPAADEGRLEPSPLGKLTSRFMVDAVIADEVATALRQAPVPEEPLAAEQLLATLLSTCLPVLEQAPFTERAKTALRRVLRETEGADGEPEDPWGLGSTEELAPGDDEQRPQAGDLARAVLLLAATRPHLFRGRPAYVLGIPMASMTGILEEAQRYLAWLGAQGPLGTVHPWVAVVAGDLALRIRWRTLGPHRGAGRLLWMCERMATAPLAPDLVPRMWHAARARDIEAPDWNGTTPPGDCALPPDRYRALLAERATGVRLTLQNDTVRAWAPPGAVIRLWNGATTVLHLADGEETALLLPPADPADPSAGRCGAAAFTRADRLAAGWLGAYAAMRA; encoded by the coding sequence ATGCACAGTGACGATTCCGGCAGGACGAAGTCCGTCACCGACCTGGCACGGGAGCGGTGGGGAGTCACGCTGGGCGGAGAGTTCCCGGCGCGGTTCGCCGAGCCGGGGTGGAGCCATGAGGAGACCGTCGACCGCCGCTGCCCCGCGTGCGACGGCGAACTGCACGCCCTGCGCAGGCCGTACGAGTCCCAGGGCCGCACGTACCGGTACACGGCGCTCGTCTGCCCCGCCTGTCCCACCGCCTTCACCCTGGCGGATCTCGGCGTGAAACGGTACGACCAGCTGATCGAGGCCGTGCCCCACCAGGCCGGGCGGACCACCCGGCCCCGCCCGGCGTCCGTGCCGCCCGGGCCCTGCCCGGACGGGCCGGGGCTCACCGTGACGGCGATCGTCAGGGTGCCGGCCCAGCCGCGTCCGGGGACGCATGCGGACCGCGGTCCGGGGTGGCCGGAGGATCTGGCCGTGCCCGACGGGACCGAGCAGCGCGCCTTGGCGTGGTACAAGGTCGCCGATCCCGAGTGGCGCCCGGCCGACGCGACGCTCACGGCGGCCGAGGACGTGCGGGTGATCCTTCCCGACGGCCCGGAGTACGAGGCGCTGCGAACCTGGTTGAAGGAGCGGGACATTCCCTGCCGCGTCAGCCGGTACTGGGAGGAGGGCGGGGAGGTCGGCACGGTCAACGACACCGGCGGCCGTACGGACCTGGTCACGGTCGGCCCGGACGGTGCGGCACCCGCCGCCGGGCCCTGGGCGGTGGCGGCCCGGGACGCCTTCGCCGCCCAGTGGGACGCGCTGGAGGAACTGCCGGACGGCGACGGCGACGCGTACGTGCCCGTGGACGAGCTGGTGCCGGCCGAGTGGGCCGGGCTGCTGCCGCACCCGTCGTTCAACCCGGTGCAGGCCGCCGCCGTTCCGGTGGTGCTGGAGGAGACCGGGCACCTGGTCGTGGTGGCGCCGACGGGGGCGGGAAAGACCCCCATCGGGATGGTGGCGGCGCTGGAGGCGCATGCGCGCGGACGCAAGGCGGCCTGGCTGGTGCCGCAGCGCTCGCTCACCGACGAACTCGACCGCGAGCTCCAGCTGTGGCGCAGCCGCGGGCTGCGGGTGGTGCGACTGACCGGTGAGGCCGCGGTGGACACGGAGCTGATCCGGTCGGCCGACGTGTGGGTGGCCACCACCGAGAAGTTCGAGGCGATCTGCCGTGCGGGCTCGCTGCGGGAGGCACTCGCGGAGGTCGGCTGCCTGGTCGTCGACGAGATCCACCTGCTCGGCGACCCGACACGCGGCGCCGTCCTGGAGGCGCTGCTCGCCCGCGTACGGGAGGACGGCGGGGCCACCCGGATCGTCGGCCTGTCCGCGACGGTCGCCAACGCGGACGAGGTCGCCCGGTGGCTGGGCGCCCGCCTGGTCCGTACCACCTGGCGGCCCACGCGGCTCACCTGGCAACTGCCCCTGCTGCCCCTGGCCGACGAGGCGGACTGGGCGAAGCGGGCCGCCGTCCGCACGGAGGCCGCCGTGCGCATCGCCCGGCAGGTCACCGGGGACGGCGGCAGCGTCCTCGTCTTCTGCGGCAGCAAGCGCGGGGTGCGGTCCACGGCGCTCGCACTGGCCGCCGACCGGGGCGTGCCCACCGCCGGCGTGGACGCCGACGACGCCGAAGAGGTGGAGCGCCTGTGCACCAAGGCCGGTGTACGGCTGCACTACCGGGACTGGCCGTACAAGCGGGAGGCCGAGCAGGCCTTCCGCGCCCGCGAGGCGGAGATCCTGGTCGCCACCTCCACGGTCGCGGCCGGCGTCAACCTCCCCGCCCGCGCGGTGGTCGTCCGCGACACCACCCTGGGCCTGGACCGCGTCGAGGTGTCGATGGTCCAGCAGATGTTCGGCCGCGCCGGACGCATCGGCGCCGGAGAGCGCGAGGGCTGGGCGTTCCTGCTCACCGACCCGGCCGAACGGGCCCACTGGCAGGCCCGGCTGGCCGCCGGCTACACCGTACGCTCACGGCTCGACGAGCACCTGGCCGACCACCTCCTCGCCGAGGCCGTGCAGGAGCGGCTGTCCACCCTCGACGAGGCGGAGCGCTGGTGGGCCGGAACATTCGCCGCGTACCAGGGACACGACAGCGTCGAACCGCTGCACGAGGCGGCGCAGTTCCTCGGCAAGGTGGGCTGTCTGCGACCTGCTGCCGACGAGGGCCGCCTGGAGCCCAGTCCGCTGGGCAAGCTGACCAGCCGTTTCATGGTGGATGCCGTGATCGCCGACGAGGTGGCGACGGCACTGCGGCAGGCCCCGGTGCCTGAAGAACCGCTCGCCGCCGAGCAGTTGCTCGCGACCCTGCTGAGCACCTGCCTTCCCGTGCTCGAACAGGCGCCGTTCACCGAGCGGGCGAAGACGGCGCTTCGCCGGGTCCTGCGTGAGACCGAGGGCGCGGACGGCGAGCCGGAAGACCCCTGGGGACTGGGCTCGACGGAGGAATTGGCGCCGGGCGACGACGAGCAGCGGCCACAGGCCGGAGACCTGGCCCGCGCGGTCCTGCTGCTCGCGGCGACCCGCCCGCACCTCTTCCGCGGCCGGCCCGCCTACGTCCTCGGCATCCCCATGGCCTCCATGACCGGCATCCTGGAGGAGGCCCAGCGCTATCTGGCCTGGCTCGGCGCGCAGGGCCCCCTCGGCACCGTCCACCCCTGGGTCGCCGTCGTCGCCGGCGACCTCGCACTGCGCATCCGATGGCGCACCCTGGGCCCCCACCGAGGAGCCGGACGCCTGCTCTGGATGTGCGAGCGCATGGCCACGGCCCCGCTCGCGCCCGACCTCGTCCCCCGGATGTGGCACGCGGCCCGGGCCCGTGACATCGAGGCGCCCGACTGGAACGGCACGACCCCGCCGGGCGACTGCGCCCTCCCCCCGGACCGCTACCGCGCCCTCCTCGCGGAGCGCGCCACCGGCGTCCGCCTCACCCTCCAGAACGACACGGTCCGGGCATGGGCCCCGCCCGGAGCGGTGATCCGCCTGTGGAACGGTGCGACCACCGTGCTGCACCTCGCCGACGGCGAGGAGACCGCCCTGCTCCTGCCGCCCGCCGACCCGGCCGACCCGTCGGCGGGGCGCTGCGGCGCCGCCGCTTTCACCCGCGCCGACCGGCTGGCGGCAGGCTGGCTCGGAGCGTACGCGGCGATGCGCGCCTGA
- a CDS encoding AAA family ATPase — translation MDIGTQGAQAPADLAWLRGVDAYTMGAYPQAEEEFRTAVRLDPGMADGWLGLHALRVDTTTALLRMHRHRERFGEQRTRHRRTLNSWYWLGWWVQPVLESPRDLLLAHASHWLDGRHVPELDRALAGLPPVDTDPQVRFLHACRSYLVKDWEQLVRNTDQLTDDPLLGIEAGLFGGMARVRLEMYGQAEPLLATALMRCRSEQPQRKELRYWLARAYEGTGRSAAALPLYRAVHRVDPAFMDTSARLAAIADYDGLEGAEEVSGLAAVSLVGTDSTVSGTDGPGSEAPPDADPPPGADLLDGRELRPGGEPSGLTGLGVPPPDGARRKSAVPGRSPSPFPAGPSDPVLLAEALAELERMVGLEPVKRQVKALSAQLNMARLRAGQGLPVQPPKRHFVFSGPSGTGKTTVARILGRVFYALGLLGGDHLVEAQRADMVGEFLGQTAVKANELIDSALGGVLFVDEAYSLSNSGYSKGDAYGDEALQVLLKRAEDNRDHLVVILAGYPEGMDRLLATNPGLSSRFTTRVDFPSYRPPELTSIGEVLAAENGDVWDEESLDELRSISGHVVEQGWIDELGNGRFLRTLYEKSCAYRDLRLSGYTAVPSRDDLATLRLPDLMQAYGEVLSGRGPVDRGQQEPPAP, via the coding sequence ATGGACATCGGCACGCAGGGCGCTCAGGCCCCGGCCGACCTCGCCTGGCTGCGCGGCGTGGACGCCTACACCATGGGCGCCTATCCGCAGGCCGAGGAGGAATTCAGAACCGCGGTACGCCTCGACCCGGGCATGGCGGACGGCTGGCTCGGCCTCCACGCGCTGCGGGTCGACACGACGACGGCGCTGCTGCGCATGCACCGCCACCGCGAGCGCTTCGGCGAGCAGCGCACCCGGCACCGGCGCACGCTCAACTCCTGGTACTGGCTGGGCTGGTGGGTGCAACCGGTACTGGAGAGCCCGCGCGACCTGCTGCTCGCGCACGCCTCGCACTGGCTGGACGGCCGCCACGTCCCCGAGCTGGACCGGGCGCTCGCGGGCCTGCCGCCGGTGGACACCGACCCGCAGGTGCGCTTCCTGCACGCCTGCCGCTCGTACCTGGTCAAGGACTGGGAACAGCTCGTCCGCAACACCGATCAGCTGACGGACGATCCGCTGCTCGGCATCGAGGCGGGGCTGTTCGGCGGAATGGCCCGGGTGCGGCTGGAGATGTACGGGCAGGCCGAGCCGCTGCTCGCCACCGCCCTGATGCGCTGCCGCAGCGAGCAGCCCCAGCGCAAGGAGCTGCGCTACTGGCTGGCCCGCGCGTACGAGGGCACCGGCCGCAGCGCCGCCGCCCTGCCGCTCTACCGGGCGGTGCACCGGGTCGACCCGGCGTTCATGGACACCTCGGCGCGGCTGGCCGCGATCGCGGACTACGACGGTCTCGAGGGGGCCGAGGAGGTCTCCGGTCTGGCCGCCGTGTCCCTGGTGGGCACGGACAGCACCGTGTCGGGGACGGACGGCCCCGGGTCGGAGGCCCCGCCGGACGCCGATCCGCCGCCCGGCGCCGATCTGCTGGACGGCCGGGAGCTGCGGCCCGGCGGCGAGCCGTCGGGGCTCACGGGCCTCGGGGTGCCGCCGCCCGACGGGGCGCGGCGCAAGAGCGCGGTGCCCGGCCGGTCGCCGTCGCCCTTCCCGGCGGGGCCCAGCGATCCGGTGCTGCTCGCCGAGGCGCTGGCCGAGCTGGAGCGGATGGTGGGCCTGGAGCCGGTCAAGCGCCAGGTCAAGGCGTTGTCCGCGCAGCTGAACATGGCGCGGCTGCGGGCCGGGCAGGGGCTTCCCGTCCAGCCGCCGAAGCGCCACTTCGTCTTCTCGGGTCCTTCCGGCACCGGCAAGACCACGGTGGCGCGCATCCTGGGCCGGGTCTTCTACGCGCTGGGGCTGCTCGGCGGCGACCATCTGGTCGAGGCCCAACGGGCCGATATGGTGGGCGAGTTCCTCGGCCAGACCGCGGTCAAGGCCAATGAGCTGATCGACTCGGCGCTCGGTGGGGTGCTCTTCGTGGACGAGGCGTACAGCCTCTCCAACAGCGGCTACAGCAAGGGCGACGCGTACGGCGACGAGGCCCTCCAGGTCCTCCTCAAGCGGGCGGAGGACAACCGGGACCACCTGGTCGTCATCCTCGCCGGCTATCCGGAGGGCATGGACCGGCTGCTGGCCACCAACCCCGGGCTCTCCTCGCGCTTCACCACCCGGGTGGACTTCCCGAGCTACCGGCCGCCGGAGCTCACCTCGATCGGCGAGGTGCTGGCGGCGGAGAACGGCGACGTGTGGGACGAGGAGTCGCTCGACGAGCTGCGTTCCATCAGCGGCCACGTCGTCGAGCAGGGCTGGATCGACGAGCTGGGCAACGGACGGTTCCTGCGCACCCTGTACGAGAAGAGCTGCGCCTACCGGGACCTGCGGCTCTCCGGGTACACCGCCGTGCCGAGCCGGGACGACCTGGCCACGCTGCGGCTGCCGGACCTGATGCAGGCGTACGGCGAGGTGCTGTCCGGCCGGGGGCCGGTGGACCGGGGACAACAGGAGCCGCCGGCCCCGTGA
- a CDS encoding peptidase C39 family protein yields the protein MNRPTSRRTVLTAALAVAATAGSVSSAAARSTTPSRTSSAASTVDNHFWHTCADWRAGRGAGTRVVSGLRPGLVIGRAEGSTDYTDPHTGTTASWEYATWTSPVHRSAVPATEVIASWNAETPAGTWIQVELQGHYSDATRTPWYVMGRWAAGDGDIRRTSVDDQTDGKSSVWTDTLSVDDATSGLRLTAYRLRLTLHRTPGSRLTPVVRRLGAMASDVPDRFTVPASTPGLVRELLVPRYSQNVHAGEYPEYDNGGEAWCSPTSSQMIIEYWGRRPTAEDLAWVRPELADPQVCHAARFTYDYQYEGCGNWPFNAAYAATYDDMRAAVTRLTSLTDVETLIRAGIPVITSQSFLKEELTGAGYGTSGHLMTVIGFTADGDVIANDPASPDNEAVRRVYRRREWENIWLRTKRYDANGKVRSGTGGVCYVYWPARPTPAQRRVLRSFDLV from the coding sequence ATGAACAGACCGACCTCACGCAGGACCGTGCTGACCGCCGCGCTCGCGGTGGCGGCCACCGCCGGCTCGGTGTCGTCCGCCGCCGCGCGCTCCACGACCCCGTCCCGTACCTCCTCGGCGGCCTCCACCGTGGACAACCACTTCTGGCACACCTGCGCCGACTGGCGCGCCGGCCGCGGCGCCGGGACGCGCGTCGTGTCCGGCCTCCGGCCCGGTCTGGTGATCGGCAGGGCCGAGGGAAGCACCGACTACACCGACCCGCACACCGGCACGACCGCCTCCTGGGAGTACGCCACCTGGACCTCCCCGGTCCACCGGTCCGCCGTCCCGGCGACCGAGGTGATCGCCTCCTGGAACGCCGAGACCCCGGCGGGCACCTGGATCCAGGTCGAACTGCAGGGCCACTACTCGGACGCCACGCGGACCCCCTGGTACGTGATGGGCCGCTGGGCCGCGGGCGACGGGGACATCCGCCGCACGTCCGTCGACGACCAGACCGACGGCAAGAGCTCCGTCTGGACCGACACCCTCTCGGTGGACGACGCGACGAGCGGGCTGCGGCTGACCGCGTACCGGCTGCGCCTCACCCTCCACCGCACGCCGGGCAGCCGCCTCACCCCCGTCGTCCGGCGGCTCGGGGCGATGGCCTCCGACGTCCCGGACCGCTTCACCGTGCCGGCCAGCACCCCCGGCCTGGTCCGGGAGCTGCTGGTGCCGCGCTACTCGCAGAACGTCCACGCGGGCGAGTACCCCGAGTACGACAACGGCGGCGAGGCCTGGTGCAGCCCCACCTCGTCCCAGATGATCATCGAGTACTGGGGGCGCAGGCCCACCGCCGAGGACCTCGCCTGGGTCAGGCCGGAACTGGCCGACCCGCAGGTCTGCCACGCCGCCCGGTTCACCTACGACTACCAGTACGAGGGCTGCGGCAACTGGCCGTTCAACGCCGCGTACGCCGCGACGTACGACGACATGCGCGCGGCGGTGACCCGGCTGACCTCGCTCACGGACGTGGAGACGCTGATCCGCGCGGGCATCCCGGTCATCACGTCCCAGTCCTTCCTCAAGGAGGAACTGACCGGGGCGGGGTACGGCACGTCCGGCCACCTGATGACCGTGATCGGCTTCACCGCGGACGGCGACGTGATCGCCAACGACCCGGCCTCGCCGGACAACGAGGCCGTGCGCCGGGTCTACCGGCGCCGGGAATGGGAGAACATCTGGCTCCGCACCAAGCGCTACGACGCGAACGGCAAGGTCAGAAGCGGTACGGGCGGGGTCTGCTACGTCTACTGGCCCGCCCGGCCGACACCGGCCCAGCGCCGCGTCCTGAGGTCGTTCGACCTGGTGTGA